A section of the Acidobacteriota bacterium genome encodes:
- a CDS encoding RNA polymerase subunit sigma-24 yields MAGVTTLANLASAISARAAETSFIAELKAGSEDAYEWLIAHYHQPVYGLVYRILNDPADAADTTQEVFLKVFRGIKRFHGEASLKTWIYRIALHEASNQRRWWFRHKRRETTMEAPIGEEDRQGFALKETLVDEHDSPFDCTAHEEVRIKVERELAQVAEPYRTTVVLRDIEGLSYEEIAEILQVSLGTVKSRLMRGRFALKKRLEDYARQAGRDLGLKVPSHGARVASLEVGSK; encoded by the coding sequence ATGGCGGGAGTTACTACGTTGGCAAACCTCGCAAGCGCGATATCAGCACGTGCCGCGGAGACGTCGTTTATCGCTGAGCTGAAAGCCGGCTCAGAAGACGCTTATGAGTGGCTGATCGCGCACTATCACCAGCCCGTGTATGGACTGGTGTATCGCATCCTTAATGATCCGGCTGATGCGGCAGACACAACTCAGGAGGTTTTTCTCAAGGTCTTCCGCGGCATAAAGCGCTTTCACGGCGAAGCGAGCCTCAAGACCTGGATTTACCGCATCGCGCTGCACGAGGCGTCGAACCAGCGCCGCTGGTGGTTTCGCCACAAGCGTCGCGAGACAACGATGGAAGCTCCGATCGGCGAAGAAGATCGTCAGGGATTTGCGCTCAAAGAGACTTTGGTTGACGAGCACGATTCGCCCTTCGATTGCACGGCGCACGAGGAGGTTCGCATCAAGGTCGAGCGGGAGTTGGCGCAGGTCGCCGAGCCCTACCGCACAACCGTCGTGTTGCGGGATATCGAGGGACTCTCCTATGAAGAGATTGCCGAGATCCTGCAGGTTTCACTCGGTACGGTGAAGTCGAGACTAATGCGTGGACGCTTCGCGCTCAAGAAACGTCTTGAGGATTACGCCAGGCAAGCGGGCCGCGATCTGGGCCTGAAGGTTCCCAGCCACGGCGCTCGAGTGGCATCACTGGAGGTCGGAAGCAAGTAA
- a CDS encoding glutamine synthetase — protein MSTELRNFLAIPYDELEDLNLKAKEQRKTRIPFDQIQEELLRYLTDEKRIKAVTVLFSDLEGRLHMLDYDKKFLLRSYDNLTFDGSSIRGFTAQRESDLRLGIDWSAFYWAPADVFGAGKVLVFGDVIDKGGTPYTADIRGMFKQWAENLFKTEGYTLNAANEIEGFLFQGPDAERRYHETGKFEYVNTGGYYHSLPGDPLRTFIDTTAEVQRSMGFQNEKDHPEVAPSQFEINYSYGEAVAAADQIQLYKLICRQVATKMGFTASFLPKPVVGVNGSGMHTNVSVSKNGKNVFWDKEGEEKLAKIAWSFVDRILTHGNDICLMLNASVNAYRRLDPHFEAPNQIKASPVDRGSMIRVPIGNEKTSRVEVRSVSPDANPYMVMYAVFRTGLQGDIAKIKNLRQAERYLPDNIYTALDNFMTAEWTTKLLGEDVKSRYADLKKASADRCPRLLGTFVKTPEVQYHHDVYNQYLWNLF, from the coding sequence ATGTCGACCGAACTGCGTAATTTCCTGGCCATTCCTTACGACGAGTTGGAGGATCTCAATCTCAAAGCGAAAGAGCAGCGCAAGACGCGCATTCCCTTCGACCAGATACAGGAAGAGCTCCTGCGCTATCTCACGGATGAAAAGCGCATTAAAGCCGTGACCGTGCTGTTCAGCGACCTTGAAGGTCGACTGCACATGCTCGATTACGACAAAAAGTTTCTTTTGCGCAGTTACGATAACCTCACTTTTGACGGGTCTTCAATCCGCGGGTTCACCGCGCAGCGCGAGAGCGACTTGCGCCTCGGGATCGATTGGAGCGCGTTCTACTGGGCTCCGGCTGATGTTTTCGGCGCTGGCAAGGTGCTGGTTTTCGGAGATGTCATCGACAAAGGCGGAACCCCCTACACCGCCGATATTCGCGGCATGTTCAAACAGTGGGCGGAGAATCTTTTTAAGACTGAAGGCTACACGCTGAACGCCGCCAACGAGATCGAAGGCTTCCTCTTTCAAGGACCAGACGCCGAACGCCGCTACCACGAAACAGGCAAGTTTGAGTACGTGAACACGGGCGGCTATTATCATTCGCTTCCCGGAGATCCGCTGCGCACCTTCATCGATACGACGGCAGAAGTACAGCGGTCGATGGGCTTCCAGAATGAAAAGGACCATCCCGAAGTCGCGCCTTCCCAATTTGAAATCAACTACAGCTATGGTGAAGCTGTCGCAGCCGCCGATCAGATCCAGCTCTACAAGCTGATCTGCCGGCAGGTGGCCACCAAAATGGGATTCACGGCATCGTTTCTTCCCAAACCAGTCGTTGGCGTGAACGGCAGCGGCATGCACACGAACGTCTCCGTCAGCAAGAACGGCAAGAATGTCTTCTGGGACAAAGAAGGGGAAGAGAAGCTCGCAAAAATTGCGTGGTCGTTCGTCGATCGGATTCTCACTCACGGCAACGACATCTGCCTGATGCTTAATGCCAGCGTGAACGCCTATCGCCGTCTCGACCCGCACTTCGAGGCGCCAAACCAGATCAAGGCATCGCCAGTGGATCGCGGATCCATGATCCGTGTTCCAATCGGTAACGAAAAAACGTCACGCGTGGAAGTGCGATCAGTAAGCCCTGATGCGAATCCATACATGGTGATGTACGCGGTTTTTCGCACGGGATTGCAAGGAGATATAGCCAAAATCAAGAATCTGCGACAGGCCGAACGGTACCTGCCAGACAACATCTACACAGCTCTTGATAACTTCATGACTGCGGAGTGGACGACGAAGCTTCTTGGCGAAGACGTAAAGAGCCGATACGCCGACCTGAAGAAGGCCTCCGCCGATCGTTGTCCACGTCTGCTCGGCACGTTCGTAAAGACTCCTGAAGTGCAGTATCACCATGATGTTTACAATCAGTACCTCTGGAACCTTTTCTAG
- a CDS encoding APC family permease, which produces MSSGSQNLPPSNRVRIVVASSVALTFISFWRAAAIVLNDLGSSAYYVGGIAEDAFGRTAPWFILGVMLFSFAVRAVYVESCSMFVRGGVYRVVKEALGGTLAKLSVSALMFDYILTGPISGVSAGQYIAGLINELFSKADAHGWIGPGFHAMFHGTPQVNVNATAVVICLAVTLYYWWENIKGIEESSDKALRVMQITTVMVVLLLGWAVVTLMKIGGSIPPLPTPANLHFNETSLGFLAHTSLATNFGLFGILMAFGHSVLAMSGEETLAQVNREIAHPKLKNLKRAAIIVAIYSFLFTGVGTMLAVMIIPQNVPVSSYENNLLAELVMWFSGPLFLKLLFRTFVVVVGFLILSGAINTSIIGSNGVLNRVSEDGVLTDWFRKPQKRYGTSYRIVNLIVGLQIITILLSRGDVNVLGEAYAFGVIWSFTFNSVAMLVLRFKYKGERGWKVPPNISIAGREVPLGLLSVFMVLLTTALVNLATKKIATITGLMFAAAFFAIFTISERVNARKFKHAEKEMKEHFQLLHEERIEREAVGIRPDCTLVTVRDYNTLLQLRWVLQNTDTTENDVVVLAARLTGPGSGEVDLSTEQIFSDHEQTLFTKCVSIAESYGKHISLMVVPARDVFSAIVQTANSLLAARVVAGLSTKMTAEEQAFRMGQAWEAAPPPKHQFVFQVVKPGPEVQSFRIGPHTPDLKTEDVMLVHRLWLDARRQAGTEELHHHDIVTLALTRLAADYSRDRQSILKELRSRGDGLVGKTPPRVGPTGKPLPNPVSVPPTHPRSK; this is translated from the coding sequence ATGTCCTCTGGTTCCCAGAACTTACCGCCTTCCAACCGGGTACGAATCGTAGTCGCCTCCTCGGTGGCGCTAACGTTCATTTCGTTCTGGCGCGCGGCGGCCATCGTCCTGAACGATCTCGGCTCGTCGGCGTACTACGTTGGCGGCATAGCCGAAGATGCGTTTGGACGAACAGCTCCCTGGTTCATCCTCGGGGTGATGCTGTTCTCCTTTGCCGTACGCGCGGTGTACGTCGAGAGCTGCTCGATGTTTGTGCGCGGCGGCGTGTACCGCGTTGTGAAGGAAGCGCTGGGTGGAACGCTCGCAAAACTGAGCGTCTCAGCGCTGATGTTTGACTACATTCTCACGGGACCGATCTCCGGCGTTTCGGCCGGACAATACATCGCGGGCCTCATCAATGAGCTCTTTAGTAAAGCTGACGCTCACGGTTGGATTGGTCCCGGCTTCCACGCGATGTTTCACGGCACACCGCAAGTGAACGTGAATGCAACCGCCGTCGTGATCTGCCTTGCGGTGACGCTGTATTACTGGTGGGAGAACATCAAAGGCATCGAAGAGTCAAGCGACAAGGCTCTGCGCGTTATGCAGATCACCACTGTCATGGTGGTCCTTCTGCTCGGATGGGCGGTAGTCACTTTGATGAAGATCGGTGGCTCGATCCCACCTCTGCCAACGCCGGCTAACCTTCACTTCAACGAAACCTCCCTCGGCTTTCTGGCTCACACGAGCCTTGCCACTAACTTCGGATTGTTCGGAATTCTCATGGCATTCGGACATTCCGTTCTTGCCATGAGTGGTGAAGAAACGCTCGCCCAGGTGAATCGTGAAATCGCTCATCCGAAGCTGAAGAACCTCAAGCGGGCAGCGATCATTGTTGCCATCTACAGCTTTTTGTTCACCGGCGTCGGAACCATGCTTGCAGTGATGATTATTCCGCAGAACGTTCCAGTCTCCAGCTATGAGAACAATCTTCTCGCCGAACTGGTGATGTGGTTCAGCGGCCCGCTCTTCCTGAAGCTCTTGTTCCGCACCTTTGTCGTGGTCGTCGGCTTCCTGATTCTGTCAGGCGCGATCAACACCTCAATCATCGGATCGAATGGCGTGTTGAATCGAGTTTCTGAAGACGGCGTCCTTACTGACTGGTTCCGGAAACCGCAGAAAAGATATGGAACCAGCTATCGCATCGTGAACCTGATCGTAGGCCTGCAGATCATCACGATTCTGTTGAGTCGCGGCGATGTGAATGTCCTCGGTGAAGCGTATGCATTCGGCGTGATCTGGAGCTTCACCTTCAACAGCGTAGCTATGCTCGTGTTGCGCTTCAAATACAAAGGTGAACGCGGTTGGAAGGTACCTCCGAACATCAGTATCGCGGGTAGAGAGGTTCCTCTTGGCTTGCTCTCTGTCTTCATGGTGCTGCTCACGACAGCGCTCGTGAACTTGGCCACAAAGAAGATAGCGACCATTACCGGCCTAATGTTCGCGGCTGCATTCTTTGCCATCTTCACCATCTCCGAGCGCGTGAATGCCCGCAAGTTCAAGCATGCGGAAAAGGAGATGAAGGAACACTTCCAGCTCCTGCACGAAGAACGAATTGAGCGCGAAGCAGTCGGTATCCGTCCGGACTGCACGCTTGTCACCGTTCGTGACTACAACACGCTATTGCAGCTGCGATGGGTTTTACAGAATACCGACACGACAGAGAACGACGTTGTAGTCCTTGCTGCCCGGCTTACAGGACCAGGAAGCGGCGAGGTTGATCTCTCTACCGAACAGATCTTCAGCGATCACGAGCAGACGCTGTTCACCAAATGTGTGAGCATCGCCGAGAGCTACGGCAAACACATTTCGTTGATGGTCGTGCCCGCGCGCGATGTCTTCTCGGCTATCGTCCAGACCGCAAATTCTCTCCTGGCAGCGCGTGTTGTAGCCGGACTCTCCACAAAAATGACAGCCGAGGAGCAGGCATTCCGCATGGGCCAGGCGTGGGAAGCTGCGCCTCCGCCAAAGCATCAGTTTGTGTTTCAAGTCGTGAAGCCAGGTCCAGAGGTACAGAGTTTCCGTATCGGTCCGCACACTCCCGACCTCAAGACGGAAGACGTGATGCTCGTGCATCGTCTATGGCTGGACGCACGCCGTCAGGCAGGAACAGAAGAACTACATCACCACGACATCGTGACACTCGCGCTCACGCGGCTTGCAGCAGATTACTCGCGCGATCGGCAATCAATTCTGAAGGAGCTCCGAAGTCGCGGAGATGGTTTGGTGGGAAAGACACCACCACGCGTCGGACCAACAGGTAAACCGCTTCCCAATCCCGTTTCGGTACCGCCCACTCATCCGCGATCCAAATAG
- a CDS encoding NUDIX hydrolase, with amino-acid sequence MPNSRTHAKSKLVHFPQPKYAKILSRKIGYRGKVYTVVADKVREPEGVVALREIIRHHGSVVVLAVDDSASEPRVLLERQYRYAADDYLWELPAGHIDPGEKPAAAAKRELLEETGLTAKHWKRALKFYVSPGILDETMEIYLATDLTQGKAQLEDDERIQTKFFPLPAALKMAQNGTIRDAKTLASLFWLDSAL; translated from the coding sequence ATGCCTAACAGTCGGACGCACGCAAAGAGCAAGCTAGTCCATTTTCCTCAACCGAAGTACGCCAAAATTCTGTCTCGCAAAATTGGATATCGAGGCAAGGTATACACGGTAGTCGCAGATAAAGTTCGCGAACCCGAGGGAGTTGTCGCCTTGCGAGAGATCATTCGCCATCACGGGTCGGTGGTTGTGTTGGCAGTCGACGATTCCGCATCCGAGCCGCGGGTGCTCCTCGAACGTCAGTATCGTTATGCGGCGGACGATTATCTATGGGAGTTGCCGGCCGGCCATATCGATCCAGGAGAGAAGCCGGCAGCGGCAGCGAAACGAGAGCTGCTGGAAGAGACGGGACTTACCGCAAAACACTGGAAACGAGCACTGAAGTTTTACGTCAGCCCAGGCATATTAGACGAGACGATGGAAATCTATCTGGCCACCGATCTGACCCAAGGAAAGGCTCAGCTGGAAGATGATGAGCGCATCCAAACGAAGTTCTTCCCGCTGCCGGCCGCACTGAAGATGGCGCAAAACGGAACCATCCGAGACGCCAAGACGCTCGCATCACTATTCTGGTTGGATTCAGCGCTTTAG
- a CDS encoding cold-shock protein yields the protein MQATRIKGTVKWFNNAKGFGFIGQESGPDVFVHYSAVKSEGYKSLQEGDQVEFEIVQGQKGPQADNVTKLN from the coding sequence ATGCAAGCGACGCGAATTAAAGGCACTGTGAAGTGGTTTAACAATGCTAAGGGTTTTGGATTCATTGGTCAGGAAAGTGGACCAGATGTATTTGTCCACTACAGCGCCGTCAAGTCCGAGGGCTATAAGAGCCTGCAGGAAGGCGATCAGGTCGAATTTGAGATCGTGCAGGGTCAAAAGGGCCCCCAAGCCGACAATGTGACCAAGCTGAACTAG
- a CDS encoding DNA polymerase/3'-5' exonuclease PolX → MENRNIAAVFYETADLMEIRGDDPFRIRSYRRAAEAVEGLPTRVADIAADTKKLLEIPGIGKSMAGNIQQLLKEGNFPLHAELLQKYRPSMLELLKIQGLGPKTIALIWDAYQVCDVDGIEKLGREGKIRELPRMGEKHEQRILRGIEEYRRISGRFLLDAAERTAQKIKEFLAEMPGIEKITAAGSLRRGRETVGDLDILITGPCCADEHLEPLLDRILTFPGISEVLAKGGNKVSFRLRGGMQVDVRTLKPESFGAALQYFTGSKSHNVSIRQRALKMGYSLSEYALTRVADGTHVASATEEEVYAALKLDYIPPELRENQGEIEAAEKHLLPHLIELPDIRGDVHMHTLETDGRCTIEEMAGAARERGYEYMAITDHSKNLAFANGLDDKRAVEHIRKIREANKHSDGIKIFAGIEVDILADGQLDLSGDVLGEMDLVIASIHSHFQQEPQQMTDRLLRAITSGHISILGHPTGRILLRREGYDFDFDAILRAAATHNVAMELNAYPDRLDLSDRHLKMAKGRGVKIVINTDSHHTLHLEKMRFGIIQARRAWLTSEDVLNTLPVRQFAEAMTRHSRTAVA, encoded by the coding sequence ATGGAAAATCGCAACATCGCTGCTGTGTTCTATGAAACCGCCGACCTGATGGAGATTCGCGGCGATGATCCATTTCGCATTCGCTCCTATCGCCGTGCGGCTGAAGCTGTGGAAGGACTACCCACGCGCGTAGCCGACATTGCTGCAGACACAAAGAAGCTGCTTGAGATCCCGGGCATAGGCAAGAGTATGGCCGGAAACATTCAGCAACTTCTAAAAGAAGGCAATTTCCCTCTTCACGCCGAGCTGCTCCAGAAATATCGACCTTCCATGTTGGAGCTTTTGAAAATCCAGGGACTCGGCCCTAAGACGATCGCTTTGATCTGGGACGCATACCAAGTGTGTGACGTCGACGGTATAGAGAAGCTGGGTCGTGAAGGAAAAATCCGAGAACTTCCGCGCATGGGAGAGAAGCATGAGCAGAGAATCCTCAGGGGCATCGAGGAGTATCGCCGCATCTCCGGACGCTTTCTTCTTGACGCGGCTGAACGCACAGCACAGAAGATCAAAGAGTTTCTCGCGGAAATGCCCGGCATTGAGAAGATCACCGCGGCTGGTTCCCTGCGTCGAGGACGAGAGACCGTCGGAGATCTCGACATTCTGATAACGGGCCCATGTTGTGCCGATGAGCATCTGGAGCCGTTGCTCGATCGAATCCTAACCTTCCCCGGGATCAGCGAAGTGCTTGCCAAGGGTGGGAACAAGGTGAGCTTCCGGTTGCGTGGAGGAATGCAGGTAGACGTTCGCACCTTAAAGCCTGAGTCCTTCGGTGCAGCACTGCAGTACTTCACTGGATCGAAGAGTCACAATGTGTCAATCCGCCAGCGCGCATTAAAGATGGGCTATTCGTTGAGTGAGTACGCGCTTACACGAGTTGCAGACGGCACTCACGTCGCTAGCGCAACCGAAGAGGAAGTCTATGCTGCGTTGAAGCTCGATTACATTCCTCCGGAGCTCCGCGAAAATCAAGGTGAAATCGAGGCAGCTGAGAAGCACCTGCTTCCGCACCTGATTGAGCTCCCGGATATTCGTGGCGACGTGCATATGCACACCCTCGAAACCGACGGCCGCTGCACGATCGAAGAGATGGCCGGTGCGGCCCGCGAGCGCGGCTACGAGTACATGGCCATCACTGACCACTCGAAGAATCTGGCGTTTGCCAACGGACTCGACGACAAGCGGGCGGTGGAGCATATCCGCAAAATTCGCGAGGCCAATAAACACAGCGACGGTATCAAGATATTCGCTGGAATTGAAGTAGACATTCTGGCTGACGGGCAACTCGATCTCTCCGGTGATGTGCTTGGCGAAATGGATCTCGTGATTGCGAGTATCCATTCGCATTTCCAGCAGGAACCACAGCAGATGACAGATCGCTTGTTACGCGCGATTACCAGCGGGCACATTTCTATCCTCGGCCATCCCACTGGGCGTATTCTGTTGCGACGCGAGGGTTACGATTTCGATTTTGACGCGATCTTAAGAGCTGCCGCGACTCACAATGTAGCGATGGAACTCAATGCATATCCCGATCGTCTGGATTTATCTGATCGTCACCTGAAGATGGCGAAAGGACGCGGCGTGAAGATCGTCATCAACACTGATTCGCACCACACGTTGCATCTCGAGAAGATGCGATTTGGGATCATACAGGCCCGTCGCGCGTGGCTTACCAGCGAGGATGTGCTAAACACACTCCCTGTCAGGCAGTTTGCCGAAGCCATGACACGGCATTCGCGTACAGCCGTCGCATGA
- the thiO gene encoding glycine oxidase ThiO yields MHTCDVVIAGAGIIGLSVAIELRRAGATVAVLDRGEPGREASSAAAGMLVVDDPETDPKLKPLTRLSASIYPAFVEELELRSGIKVELENRGTLYIGRSDEDLSSHPLSTTELQSLEPGLADLPRVCFLQEQTVNPLLLLQAALVAAKRMGVVVHHEALVERVSVAATCDLEVRTSAGPYAAATFVNCAGAWAADIKGVAVPSHPVKGQMLTVIPADSNLRHVVRSREVYLLPRRTGRILIGASVQQAGFDKTVEPDVIQQLHQAASNLVPSLGEAKMIEAWAGLRPGSPDGLPIIGPGSLPGTYVATGHFRNGILLAPITAAVISELIQGRQSRIDLLPFSPSRFVGNRALAG; encoded by the coding sequence GTGCATACCTGTGATGTTGTCATCGCCGGCGCCGGAATCATCGGCCTATCTGTTGCTATAGAACTTCGACGCGCAGGCGCGACAGTCGCGGTTCTGGACCGTGGTGAACCGGGTCGCGAGGCCTCCAGCGCAGCGGCTGGAATGCTCGTCGTCGACGATCCGGAAACCGATCCCAAATTGAAACCCCTGACGCGGCTCAGTGCGTCAATATATCCCGCATTCGTCGAGGAACTGGAACTCCGCTCAGGAATAAAGGTCGAACTTGAGAACCGTGGCACGCTATATATCGGCCGGAGTGACGAGGATTTGTCATCTCACCCGCTCTCCACTACCGAGCTGCAGAGTCTTGAGCCTGGATTGGCCGATCTCCCGCGAGTCTGTTTCCTGCAAGAGCAGACCGTCAATCCTCTGCTTCTGCTGCAGGCAGCGCTGGTGGCGGCAAAGAGGATGGGCGTAGTGGTTCATCATGAAGCCTTGGTGGAACGGGTGAGCGTTGCGGCAACATGCGACTTGGAAGTAAGAACCAGTGCTGGTCCTTATGCTGCTGCGACGTTCGTAAATTGCGCAGGCGCCTGGGCAGCTGACATCAAGGGGGTTGCCGTTCCTTCGCATCCGGTCAAGGGACAAATGTTGACTGTGATTCCGGCCGACAGCAATTTGCGCCATGTTGTGCGCTCCCGCGAAGTTTATTTGCTTCCCAGAAGGACTGGCCGAATCCTGATTGGTGCGAGTGTCCAGCAAGCAGGATTCGACAAAACGGTAGAGCCGGACGTCATCCAACAACTGCATCAGGCAGCGTCAAATCTCGTACCATCGCTGGGAGAGGCAAAGATGATTGAAGCCTGGGCGGGACTGCGGCCGGGCTCTCCTGACGGGCTTCCTATTATTGGCCCCGGATCTTTGCCCGGCACATATGTAGCGACCGGGCATTTCCGAAATGGGATTCTCCTGGCCCCAATTACTGCCGCCGTTATCTCTGAGTTGATTCAGGGACGCCAGAGCCGGATCGACCTGCTTCCATTCTCGCCTTCTCGATTTGTCGGCAATCGAGCTTTGGCCGGATAG